One genomic window of Burkholderia humptydooensis includes the following:
- the argH gene encoding argininosuccinate lyase has product MSLTEPIERLWGGRFQSKPSDALQNLSRSDPSFFRLAPYDLAGSRAHARELHRAGIVNDDELAQLLAAMDGIGRDYAAGAIAPSLADEDVHTFLERVLTQRLPALGGKLRAGRSRNDQAANDLRLYLRDKARQLVRGVLDLQDALVGQANLHVDTVTAGFTHLQPAQPIVFGHQLLAHAQSLYRDVDRLVDWDRRTARSPLGAAALAGSAICVRPELSALELGYDAPCENSIDAVAARDHVAEFVFVTSMLAVNLSRLSEEVILWTSRQFRWVELDDGYATGSSIMPQKKNSDIAELTRGKAGRLIGNLSGLLATLKSLPLAYNRDLAEDKVAAFDSIDTLELVLPAMAGMIRTMRVNVDEMRRQAPLGFTLATEVADWLAISGVPFSEAHEITGALVRACERDGIELADASAEMLQAVDARLAPAVREHLTLDAAVAARGGAGGTSPARVLEQIDRLSNAIERQAAWAADYRGPSC; this is encoded by the coding sequence ATGAGTCTTACCGAACCGATCGAACGCCTGTGGGGCGGTCGCTTTCAGTCGAAACCGTCCGATGCGCTGCAGAACCTGTCGCGCTCCGACCCGAGCTTCTTCCGCCTCGCGCCTTACGACCTGGCGGGCTCCCGTGCGCATGCGCGCGAGCTGCACCGCGCCGGCATCGTGAACGACGACGAGCTCGCGCAACTGCTCGCCGCGATGGACGGCATCGGGCGCGATTACGCGGCCGGCGCGATCGCGCCGTCGCTCGCCGACGAGGACGTGCACACGTTCCTCGAACGCGTGCTCACGCAGCGGCTGCCGGCGCTCGGCGGCAAGCTGCGCGCCGGGCGCTCGCGCAACGACCAGGCCGCGAACGACCTGCGGCTGTATCTGCGCGACAAGGCGCGCCAGCTCGTGCGCGGCGTGCTCGACCTGCAGGACGCGCTCGTCGGCCAGGCAAACCTGCACGTCGACACGGTCACCGCCGGCTTCACGCACCTGCAGCCCGCGCAGCCGATCGTGTTCGGCCATCAGCTGCTCGCGCACGCGCAGTCGCTATATCGCGACGTCGACCGTCTCGTCGACTGGGATCGCCGCACCGCGCGCTCGCCGCTCGGCGCGGCCGCGCTCGCGGGCTCGGCGATCTGCGTGCGGCCCGAGCTGTCCGCACTGGAGCTCGGCTACGACGCGCCGTGCGAGAACTCGATCGACGCGGTCGCCGCGCGCGATCACGTGGCCGAATTCGTGTTCGTCACGAGCATGCTCGCGGTGAACCTGTCCCGCCTGTCGGAAGAAGTGATCCTGTGGACGTCGCGGCAATTCCGCTGGGTGGAACTCGACGACGGCTATGCGACGGGCAGCTCGATCATGCCGCAGAAGAAGAACTCCGATATCGCCGAGCTGACACGCGGCAAGGCGGGGCGGCTGATCGGCAACCTGAGCGGGCTGCTCGCGACGCTGAAGTCGCTGCCGCTCGCGTACAACCGCGACCTGGCGGAGGACAAGGTCGCCGCGTTCGATTCGATCGACACGCTCGAACTCGTGCTGCCCGCGATGGCCGGGATGATCCGCACGATGCGCGTGAACGTCGACGAGATGCGCCGCCAGGCGCCGCTCGGCTTCACGCTCGCGACCGAAGTCGCCGACTGGCTCGCGATCTCCGGCGTGCCGTTCAGCGAGGCGCACGAAATCACCGGCGCGCTGGTGCGCGCATGCGAGCGCGACGGCATCGAGCTGGCCGACGCGAGCGCGGAAATGCTGCAGGCCGTCGATGCGCGTCTGGCGCCCGCGGTGCGCGAGCATCTGACGCTCGACGCGGCCGTCGCCGCGCGCGGCGGCGCCGGTGGCACGTCGCCCGCGCGCGTGCTCGAACAGATCGACCGCCTGAGCAACGCGATCGAACGCCAGGCCGCGTGGGCGGCCGACTACCGGGGGCCGTCATGCTGA
- a CDS encoding amino acid ABC transporter permease: MLSASDSHRLDGAPAAAVAAADDTAALVRVRRCYWGRYVASIAIVAALAYVALAFARGQIEWRVVGQFLTARSILTGLGNTIVMTVLAMTLGIVLGVVTAVMRLSSNPVLGAIAQGYIWLFRGTPVILQLLLWFNLALVFPTLGIPGIAEFRTVDVMTPFLAAVLGLGINQGAYTSEVVRAGLLSVDTGQYEAAKSIGMARLQALRRIILPQAMRMIVPPIGNELIGMVKLTSLASVVQYAEMLHNAQNIYYANARVIELLIVAGIWYLAVVTVLSFAQARVERRFARGAGRAAGRK; encoded by the coding sequence ATGCTGAGCGCATCCGATTCGCATCGTCTCGACGGCGCACCGGCCGCGGCCGTCGCCGCGGCGGACGACACCGCCGCACTCGTGCGCGTGCGCCGGTGCTACTGGGGCCGCTATGTCGCGTCGATCGCGATCGTCGCCGCGCTCGCCTACGTGGCGCTCGCGTTCGCGCGCGGGCAGATCGAATGGCGCGTCGTCGGCCAGTTCCTGACCGCGCGTTCGATCCTCACCGGCCTCGGCAACACGATCGTGATGACCGTCCTCGCGATGACGCTCGGTATCGTGCTCGGGGTCGTCACCGCGGTGATGCGGCTGTCGTCGAACCCGGTGCTCGGCGCGATCGCGCAGGGCTACATCTGGCTGTTCCGCGGCACACCGGTGATCCTGCAGCTGCTGCTGTGGTTCAACCTCGCGCTGGTGTTTCCGACGCTCGGCATTCCGGGGATCGCCGAGTTCCGGACCGTCGACGTGATGACGCCGTTCCTCGCGGCGGTGCTCGGGCTCGGCATCAATCAGGGCGCGTATACGTCGGAAGTCGTGCGCGCGGGGCTGCTGTCAGTCGACACCGGCCAGTACGAGGCCGCGAAATCGATCGGCATGGCGCGCCTGCAGGCACTGCGCCGGATCATCCTGCCGCAAGCGATGCGCATGATCGTGCCGCCGATCGGCAACGAGCTGATCGGCATGGTCAAGCTGACGTCGCTCGCGAGCGTCGTGCAGTACGCGGAGATGCTGCACAACGCGCAGAACATCTACTACGCGAATGCGCGTGTGATCGAGCTGCTGATCGTCGCGGGCATCTGGTATCTCGCGGTCGTCACCGTGCTGTCGTTCGCGCAGGCTCGCGTCGAACGGCGCTTCGCACGCGGCGCGGGCCGCGCGGCGGGCCGCAAATGA
- a CDS encoding amino acid ABC transporter ATP-binding protein translates to MNGTTLNHRENIMTNAVVRTVDVRKSYGDFQALHGITLDVAQGEVLCIIGPSGSGKSTFLRCINQLETISAGALWVNGELAGYRQAGHKLHELSERQIARQRLSTSMVFQRFNLFPHKTALENVIEGPVQVLKRRRKEAEEEARTLLARVGLGHKCDAFPVELSGGQQQRVAIARALAMHPQLILFDEPTSALDPELVGEVLAVMRDLAKSGMTMIVVTHELGFAREVADRVVFMDAGRIVESGPPDQVLSAPTHARTRDFISAVIA, encoded by the coding sequence ATGAACGGCACGACCCTCAACCATCGGGAGAACATCATGACGAACGCAGTCGTTCGCACAGTCGACGTGCGCAAGTCGTACGGCGATTTCCAGGCGCTGCACGGCATCACGCTCGACGTCGCGCAGGGCGAAGTGCTCTGCATCATCGGGCCGTCGGGATCGGGCAAGAGCACGTTCCTGCGCTGCATCAACCAGCTCGAGACGATCAGCGCGGGCGCGCTGTGGGTCAACGGCGAACTGGCCGGCTACCGGCAAGCGGGGCACAAGCTGCACGAGCTGTCGGAGCGGCAGATCGCGCGGCAGCGGCTGTCGACCAGCATGGTGTTCCAGCGCTTCAACCTGTTCCCGCACAAGACCGCGCTCGAGAACGTGATCGAAGGGCCGGTGCAGGTGCTCAAGCGCCGCCGCAAGGAAGCGGAGGAAGAGGCGCGCACGCTGCTCGCGCGCGTCGGGCTCGGGCACAAGTGCGACGCGTTTCCGGTCGAGCTGTCGGGCGGCCAGCAGCAGCGTGTCGCGATCGCGCGGGCGCTCGCGATGCATCCGCAGCTGATCCTGTTCGACGAGCCGACGTCCGCGCTCGACCCCGAGCTCGTCGGCGAGGTGCTGGCCGTGATGCGCGACCTCGCGAAGAGCGGGATGACGATGATCGTCGTCACGCACGAGCTCGGTTTCGCGCGCGAGGTGGCCGATCGCGTCGTGTTCATGGACGCCGGCCGGATTGTCGAGAGCGGGCCGCCCGACCAGGTGCTGTCCGCGCCGACGCATGCGCGCACGCGCGACTTCATCTCCGCCGTGATTGCGTGA